From Paenibacillus sp. PvR098:
AAGTTGAAACTAATTTCATTGTGTCAAGCGATCACCTACTATTGGACAGGAGGTATTACACATGAATGCAAAGAACAATGCACAAAATGAACTGCCCATAGCCAAAAACGAGGACGTTGAATTCTCAAGCGAGCTGGCAGATGCCGAAGACATGGAGGCCAACCGCCGCGCCGAAGCAGCCGACAGCCGTCAGGAAAAGGATCGAGGGTAGCGCGATGTCCGAGAGAAGCATACTTGCCTATTTTCACTCGCCGGAGGAAGCGGAAGGGGTCGCTTCTAAGCTGAAAGCGCTGCGTGCCATTGACGTATCCGTTGACCGATTCGGCAAATATCCCGGGGATGGTGTCGATCACATCATGAACCCGATCACTAGCGATTTTCCGGGACTGGGGTACTTGACGCAAAGCGCCGACTTCAATAGCCGCGATGCGGCTGTGCTGGCCGCTGCGGACGTAGACGCCAGCGGCATGGCGGGCGGAGCCGAATCAGGCCCGACCGGCAGGGATATCGTACTCGCCGCAGTAGTGGATGAGAGCGTATATGAACAGGCTCTCCGCGTCATACACGATGGCGGGGGCACACCGTAGGCTGAATTAGAGAGTCGGCGTCCGAACAGGACACCGGCTTTTTATAATGATAGAATGGTTCTTCATCGAAAGGACTTCGAATTAAACTTTTTTATTTTTTAAAATAACGGCTGAGGCTCTTTTCTACATAAAGTTTTACCCGTATCAGGAATTGTTGTACAATAGGCGTAATGTGCTTTTTTACCGAATGGAGGCTGGATAAGTTAATGCGATGGCATGAAGTGACGGTTCACACAACCGAAGAAGCGATCGAAATGATCTCGAATTTTATACATGAGCTGGGAGCCGGCGGAGTATCAATTGAGGAGTCGGGCACGCTGAACAAGCAGAGGGATACCTCATTTGGACAGTTGTACGAGCATCCGCTGAACAATATTCCCGAAGGACGCGCCGTCATTAAGGGGTATTTTTCCGAAGGTACGGATATGGAGGTCATTCTGCGGGAGCTGAAGCTTTCCGTGGAGCTGCTGAGCGGATACGATATCGATACCGGCGAACCAACGTATGAGCTGAAGGACGTAGATGACGAAGACTGGGCTGATGCCTGGAAGCAGTACTTTAAGCCGCTTCGCATCACTGACCGGTTGACGATCAAGCCGACCTGGGAGGATTACATACCCGGACCGGACGAGCTGATCTTAGAGCTTGATCCAGGCATGGCGTTCGGTACGGGAACGCATGCTACAACCGCGCTTTGTCTAAAGACGCTCGAAGGCGTCATTGAAGGCGGAGAAGACGTGATTGATGTCGGAACAGGCTCCGGCGTGCTGGCGATTGCCGCGGCCAAGCTGGGAGCAGGTCACGTGCTCGCGCTGGATCTCGATCCTGTCGCCGTCTACAGCGCAACGGAGAATGTCAGGTTGAATGGGTTGGACCAGCAAATTACTGTGAAGCTGAGCGATTTGCTTCAGGTGATCAATGAGAGCCGCTCCAATAGTGCAGAAGGTCCGCTTGGGGTGAAGCTGCCTGTACAGGTGGTTGTTGCTAACATTCTGGCGGAAATTATTTTGATGTTCGTTGACGATGTGTATGAAGTGCTGGAATCGGGTGGAAGCTACATCGTATCCGGCATAATTAAAGCGAAGCAGGAGTCGGTGGAGGAGGCTTTGACGGCCGCCGGTTTTGTCATGACGGAGCGTCATGAGGATCAGGATTGGGTCGTGCTCATCGCAAGAAAGCCGTAGGTGAGCGAGAGTGGACTGGAATTCGTTCTTAGCTTTCAATGTCGAGCAGATGCCCTTCGTTTTCCTGGTGCTGCTGATCGCTTTTTCCGTACATGAGTTCTCTCATGCCTATTTTGCCGACAGATTCGG
This genomic window contains:
- a CDS encoding YfhD family protein gives rise to the protein MNAKNNAQNELPIAKNEDVEFSSELADAEDMEANRRAEAADSRQEKDRG
- the prmA gene encoding 50S ribosomal protein L11 methyltransferase, coding for MRWHEVTVHTTEEAIEMISNFIHELGAGGVSIEESGTLNKQRDTSFGQLYEHPLNNIPEGRAVIKGYFSEGTDMEVILRELKLSVELLSGYDIDTGEPTYELKDVDDEDWADAWKQYFKPLRITDRLTIKPTWEDYIPGPDELILELDPGMAFGTGTHATTALCLKTLEGVIEGGEDVIDVGTGSGVLAIAAAKLGAGHVLALDLDPVAVYSATENVRLNGLDQQITVKLSDLLQVINESRSNSAEGPLGVKLPVQVVVANILAEIILMFVDDVYEVLESGGSYIVSGIIKAKQESVEEALTAAGFVMTERHEDQDWVVLIARKP